The segment TAAAATCAATATCGGACTTGAAGTTGATTATATTGATGGGTATGAAATAGAGACTCGGGAGCTTTTAAGTGAAATCGGTCCTTCCTTGGACGACAGCATTTTATCTGTTCATTTTCTGAAGAAAGAGGAGAAGTATTACTGCATGGACTTCAGCGAGGAAGAATTTGAAAGGATGGTCGAAATATTTGGAGGTCTTTCCTCCGTTTATGAAAGCTACTATTCTACCCTTTTGAAATCCATTGGAAGTAACTTAGGGCCATACAAACCGAAGCGGATCGGGCATATCACCCTTGTGGAGAAATTTAAGAAAAAGTTTCCCCATACTACCCCGACAATGGAGTATACAGCCCCTATACTTGATGCCATTGCCTTAAAAGGGTATGAGCTGGATTACAACGGAGCTGGCTTCGTTAAACCGCTATGTGGGGATTCCTATCCTCCTACCCACATTGCAAAAGAAGCTCACAAAAGAAAAATCCCATTAATCTATGGGTCGGATGCCCATACAGCAAAGGGATTGGCGCAAGGATATGAAGGGATGGATAAAGATTTATTTAAGCTGGGATAGGCGATGCGGATTAACGGAAAGCTAAAGCGCTATTTTCTCCAGCTGCTGTTTCGCAAAAATAGACTGCTCCAGCCATTGCACAATCACCTTCTCATACTGATCGATGGCGGAAGTCTCATAAGGCATGATATGCCAGACTTCCGCAAGATACTGGGATTGGAGAAAAGGGGTGCTGATCATGCTCTTTAATTGCATGACAGCAAGTAGCACCGAATGTACCACAAACTCCTTCGATTTATGTCCTTTTTCCAGAATGGCTTTAAAGTAATACTTTTCCTTCGTGAGGTAGGTGGACATTATCTCTCTGACAAGCATCGTATCTAAAGTGATTTCGCGATAGACATACCGTGCAAGTTGCCGGTTCTCCCTATGAAACTTCATGGTTTTTTCCACACATTCCAACATACACTCCTTTGCTGAAATGGCAGGCATTTTTTTATATGCATTCTCCAAAATGGTTACGTATTGATCAAAGAAGCTTGAAAGAAGATGTTCTTGCAGGCCGGCTTTGTTTTCAAAATAATAAGATATGTGTCCCACATTCACATTCGCCTTTTTGGCCAACTCCCGAATCGAGGTTCCATCATAGCCTTTTGTATTAAAGAGAATAGTCGCTGCGTCAATGATTCTTTGCTTCGTCTTTTCCATATTCACTCACCCTTTCTGGTGATTTCAGATCTTAATTATTGATTTCGTGAAGATGAACGTATATCCTTTTATTAAATGTCGACAACTTCGATTGGTATTCTGCCTAAATAGTTGTTTTTCCACAATAAGTTTTGAAAATGCGAGGGGATTATGATGTTTCAAGTCGAAAACTACAAAGGAACGCGAGAAGAAAATTACGAGCTTGTCCTAAAACAGCTGCATGCATTAATTTCTGATGAGCCTAATTTCATTGCCAACCTTTCCAATGCTTCTGCTTTATTAAATGTCTTCTTAGACAATATAAATTGGGTAGGTTTCTACCTTACCGATGAAACCAAGCAAGACATGCTCGTATTGGGTCCATTTCAGGGTCTGCCTGCATGTGTAAGGATTCCATTCGGTCGTGGAGTATGCGGAACTGCAGCCTCCACTCAAGACACACAGCTTGTTGCAGATGTCCATGCATTTCCAGGTCATATCGCCTGTGATGCGGCTTCTCAGTCAGAAATCGTCGTACCGATGGTGGTAGGCGGTAAGATGATTGGGGTCTTGGACATCGATAGTCCAATCAAGGATCGTTTTGATGAGGTGGACAAGGTTTACTTAGAGAAATTTGTTTCCATATTGCTTGCTGAAGCATAAGATGCTTCTATGAAGAATGCTAGTTTAAGTTGATTGTAGTAGAAAGCGCGAAAACTCCCGCGGGAGGAAGGGACATGGGAGACCCCCAAGCGTTGTAAAGAGGCTCCCGGACCGCCCGCAGGAAAGCGAAGCGCCTGGAACGGAAATCAACAGTTTATGTGATATGAAAATAAACAAAGCGCCCAGCCCCCGAATATTTTTTGGGGTCGGACGCTTTCTCTATGACTTTTATAATCGATTCAATGCCTGTTTCAAATCCTGCCAAATATCTTCCTTGCCTTCGAGCCCTACAGAAAGACGCAATAGTCCGTCTGTTATACCCATCTGTTCTCGGTTTTCCTTTGGCACAACAGCATGTGTCATCGTCGCAGGGTGCTGGATCAACGTTTCGGCGTCTCCAAGACTTACTGCAATTTTAATCAATTTTAACTGATTCAGTAACTTTTGTGCCTCCTCTTTTCCACCTTTAACAGTGAAGGAAATAAGCCCTCCACCCTTTTTCATTTGCTTTTGCATAATGGAATATGCTTCGCTTTTCTTATCACCAGGGTAATATACCTTTTCAACCATTGGATGTGCTTCTAGTTGCTCGAAAATATATTCTGCATTATCACAATGGCGATCTAATCGGACATGCAGGGTCTTCAATCCACGGATCAAAAGCCAAGCATCAAACGGAGACATCACTCCACCGATATCCTTTAAAGTTGTCATGGAAATTTCTGTGATCATTTCTTTGGAACCGACGATCAATCCCGCAATAACATCCCCATGCCCTCCGATATATTTGGTAGCACTGTGTATAACAATGTCACAACCCATATCAAGTGGCTTCTGGAGATAAGGGGAGCAGAATGTATTATCCACAACCACTTTTATATTTTTCTCTTTTGCGATAGTGACGATAAGATCAAGATCGATCAGCGCCATCGTAGGGTTTATGGGCGTTTCCACATAGATGCAGGTTGTATTCGTTTGGATTGCTGCCCTGATATCCTCCTCTGATTGCATCGTACAAAAGCTATGTGATACCTCATATTTATTTTTTAACAATTGTAATAAGCCAAACGTACAACCATAAATCCCTTGAGAACAAAGGATATGGTCATTGCTTTTTGTTAAAGCAATCAATACCGCAGACACAGCTGCCATTCCGGAGCCGAATGCAAGACCCGCCTCTCCGTTTTCAAGTGCTGCGATCCGCTCTTCCAGCATTTTCACTGTTGGATTTCCAAGCCTTGAATATATATAACCTTCTTCTTCTCCGGCAAATCTATTTTCCCCTTGT is part of the Sutcliffiella sp. FSL R7-0096 genome and harbors:
- a CDS encoding GAF domain-containing protein; translation: MFQVENYKGTREENYELVLKQLHALISDEPNFIANLSNASALLNVFLDNINWVGFYLTDETKQDMLVLGPFQGLPACVRIPFGRGVCGTAASTQDTQLVADVHAFPGHIACDAASQSEIVVPMVVGGKMIGVLDIDSPIKDRFDEVDKVYLEKFVSILLAEA
- the megL gene encoding methionine gamma-lyase, producing the protein MEKQNKQQFETEVIHHGYDGSIYQGSLAPPIFQTSTFSFQTAQQGENRFAGEEEGYIYSRLGNPTVKMLEERIAALENGEAGLAFGSGMAAVSAVLIALTKSNDHILCSQGIYGCTFGLLQLLKNKYEVSHSFCTMQSEEDIRAAIQTNTTCIYVETPINPTMALIDLDLIVTIAKEKNIKVVVDNTFCSPYLQKPLDMGCDIVIHSATKYIGGHGDVIAGLIVGSKEMITEISMTTLKDIGGVMSPFDAWLLIRGLKTLHVRLDRHCDNAEYIFEQLEAHPMVEKVYYPGDKKSEAYSIMQKQMKKGGGLISFTVKGGKEEAQKLLNQLKLIKIAVSLGDAETLIQHPATMTHAVVPKENREQMGITDGLLRLSVGLEGKEDIWQDLKQALNRL
- the refZ gene encoding forespore capture DNA-binding protein RefZ, whose translation is MEKTKQRIIDAATILFNTKGYDGTSIRELAKKANVNVGHISYYFENKAGLQEHLLSSFFDQYVTILENAYKKMPAISAKECMLECVEKTMKFHRENRQLARYVYREITLDTMLVREIMSTYLTKEKYYFKAILEKGHKSKEFVVHSVLLAVMQLKSMISTPFLQSQYLAEVWHIMPYETSAIDQYEKVIVQWLEQSIFAKQQLEKIAL
- the hisJ gene encoding histidinol-phosphatase HisJ, producing MIIDKHVHTPYCPHGSTDKIDTYIKQALDLHYQEISFTEHAPLPKGFHDPAPDKDSAMEWASLPSYLKELQKMKSYYASTIKINIGLEVDYIDGYEIETRELLSEIGPSLDDSILSVHFLKKEEKYYCMDFSEEEFERMVEIFGGLSSVYESYYSTLLKSIGSNLGPYKPKRIGHITLVEKFKKKFPHTTPTMEYTAPILDAIALKGYELDYNGAGFVKPLCGDSYPPTHIAKEAHKRKIPLIYGSDAHTAKGLAQGYEGMDKDLFKLG